The sequence CCATCTCTCCCCACCCGATAGTTATAAATACAATCAACTCTGTGGATCAGGGACTAGGCTAGTGGGGCTTCTTCTTTTGTGCATACATTCTTTTCGATCAAATCAATCTTTCCTATTTAATAGCTATTAAGGTGTTTTTCATTTTCGGATCAGATTTATCCTGGCGACGTTGATAAGGCTTACAAGCTGCAGCGTTGCGTTTTTTCTCTCCGGTAGGTGACCGGGGGTCATCATTGTGGGACATGTCCGCTCATTAACATTCGGGGGTATTCCCACTACCCCCGTTAGTGCAGTTTGTTACGAGTCCGTGGGTTCCTAGGATTAATACAAAGGCCTTTTTCTCTCACCATCGAGAGGTGTGGCAGTGCGTCGTCGTTAAGCGTATGCCTGTCTATAACTAGGCTGGCTGTTTTTCGATGAAAGGGAGCAATGTTCGCGGTTTTGCAAGGTTTCGGCGTGGTGGTCATCGTCATCGCCGTCGGTTACTTTCTTGCTCGCGGCAATGTGCTAGGGAAAGATGGCTCACGTCCGCTGGCTCTCGTTGTTTATAACGTGGCCACCCCGGCCCTGCTTATTGACCAGCTACTCAACACCGACCCTCGTGTTGTGCTCGGGCCACACTTCGCTATCGTTGCAGCGTCGGCCGTGATCGTCGGATTGCTTGCGTTTGCCGCGTTTCGCTTGCGCGGGTGGGACACGCCCTCGTCGATGGTGGGCCAGCTCTCCGCCAGTTACGCCAACGGAGGCAACCTAGGTATTCCGCTGGCTGTATATTTAATCGGCGACGGCGCGGTGGTTGTGCCCGTGATCTTGTTTCAGGTGGCGTTTTATGCGCCGGTGACGTTGACGTTGCTGGACATTTCTACTTCAGAAGCCACTGATTCTGGCTGGCGGAACAATATCTCCGTCGCTTTAACAAATCCGATGCTAATCGCAGCTGTCGTCGGCCTTGTGCTGGCGCTGAGCGGATGGGAGGTGCCGCCGCTTATTTCGGAGCCGATCGGTATCCTCGCTGGCGCCTCCGTACCGCTGGCCCTCATGGTGTTTGGCATGAGCCTGCATGGCGCGCAGCTGCGCCTGACCCGCGGTGTTGCCCTTGCCGCCGGTTTCAAAAATATTGTGCACCCGATCATCGCGGTGCTTCTCGCACATTTCCTCTTCGGCATGGAGGGACAAGCGC comes from Corynebacterium cystitidis and encodes:
- a CDS encoding AEC family transporter, with the translated sequence MFAVLQGFGVVVIVIAVGYFLARGNVLGKDGSRPLALVVYNVATPALLIDQLLNTDPRVVLGPHFAIVAASAVIVGLLAFAAFRLRGWDTPSSMVGQLSASYANGGNLGIPLAVYLIGDGAVVVPVILFQVAFYAPVTLTLLDISTSEATDSGWRNNISVALTNPMLIAAVVGLVLALSGWEVPPLISEPIGILAGASVPLALMVFGMSLHGAQLRLTRGVALAAGFKNIVHPIIAVLLAHFLFGMEGQALYTAAFLGALPTAQNVYTYAVRFRTATDLARDTGVASTLLALPVLIVIGLVLGV